ACGCGGGCGGCGGTGGAGCGCGCGCGCGAGTCAGTGGCGGAACTGCTCGGCTGCCGCGCCGCCGAGGTCGTCTTCACCAGCGGAGGCACGGAGGCGGACAACCTCGCGCTTTTCGGTCTGGTGGAGAAGGGCGACCACGTGGTCACCTCGACCATCGAGCACCACGCGGTGCTGAACTCCTGCAAGCGGCTGGAGGAGATGGGTTGCGAGGTCACCTACGTTCCCGTGGACGGCCAGGGGCGAGTGGATCCCGAGGACGTCCGGCGGGCGCTGCGGCCGAATACCAAGCTGATCTCGGTGATGATGGCCAACAACGAGACTGGCGTGCTGCAGCCGGTGAAAGAGATCGGAAGGATCGCCGCCGAAGCCGACGTCTATTTCCACACGGACGCTGTGCAGGCGGCGGGCAAGGCGCCAATCGACGTCCACCAAATCGGCTGCGACCTGCTCTCCATCTCCGGACACAAGATGCACGCCCCGCAAGGGACGGGCGCGCTGTTTGTGCGCAAGGGGACGCTGATCCATCCGCTCTTTTACGGCGGGAACCACGAGCGCTCGCGGCGGGCGGGGACGGAGAACGTCCCCGGCATCATCGGGCTGGGCAAGGCGGCGGAGCTGGCGATGGCCTCGCTGGCGCACGGCGACGCCGAGCGGCTGGCCGGGCTACGGGACCGGCTGGAGAGCAGGGTGCTGGGCGAGATTGAGTCCACCGGCGTGAACGGCGCCGGCGCGCCCCGCGTCCCCGCCACCACCAACATCTATTTCGATTTCATCGAGGGCGAGGCCATGGTCATCGCGCTCGACCTCAAGGGGCTGGCCATCTCCACCGGCGCCGCCTGCTCCTCGGGCGCCATCGAGCCCTCGCACGTGCTCACCGCCATGGGACTGCGTCCGGAGCGCGCCCGCGCCAGCCTGCGCTTCAGCCTGGGCAAGCAGAACACGACCGAGGACGTGGACTTCGCCTTGACCGTCCTGCCGGAGACGGTAGCTCGTCTGCGCGAACTTTCGCCGGTGTACAAGAGACGGGCAGTGCCCATGCGAACCATCGGCAAGCCGGAATAAATCTATTGGAAGCAGACCTCAAGATGACTGGAAGCGGCATGATCGCCGTAGCCATGTCGGGCGGGGTGGATTCCTCGGCCGTCGCGGCCATGCTGCGCGCCGAGGGGCACCCGCTGGTGGGGCTGACCATGCAGCTCTGGAACCAGCGCCGCCTGGCGGGGCATCCCGGCATGCCGGAGGCGGTACAGGGGCGCTGCTGCTCGCTGGACGACGTCTACGACGCCCGGCGCGTGGCCGAGACCCTGGGCATCCCCTACTACGTGGTCAACCA
This DNA window, taken from Terriglobales bacterium, encodes the following:
- a CDS encoding cysteine desulfurase family protein, with the translated sequence TRAAVERARESVAELLGCRAAEVVFTSGGTEADNLALFGLVEKGDHVVTSTIEHHAVLNSCKRLEEMGCEVTYVPVDGQGRVDPEDVRRALRPNTKLISVMMANNETGVLQPVKEIGRIAAEADVYFHTDAVQAAGKAPIDVHQIGCDLLSISGHKMHAPQGTGALFVRKGTLIHPLFYGGNHERSRRAGTENVPGIIGLGKAAELAMASLAHGDAERLAGLRDRLESRVLGEIESTGVNGAGAPRVPATTNIYFDFIEGEAMVIALDLKGLAISTGAACSSGAIEPSHVLTAMGLRPERARASLRFSLGKQNTTEDVDFALTVLPETVARLRELSPVYKRRAVPMRTIGKPE